Proteins from one Desulfonema limicola genomic window:
- a CDS encoding HEAT repeat domain-containing protein yields MQSVKYKKLVLGLWAASIIPCFFFKNSQILYWYILLLTSVNMGMITFLTFKRESISLPFTFLNIIQVLIFFKLFILLNHLQGTPHFSYETPPVIADWIKFTGTHIINAIDLIDIKDLYYFNYHQPVVHKSFFAGIVLLLMYIMVNLFIFKIIFNLINKNDFMITHAGGIKLLRFGGLIISIAAVSIYAWKNHWHLKTYILWYMDNLIFTLDTADIARIFDLRSIPEYQGRGITGLSLFFRFIIFTYIVVLGNNIYLFLIKKGRTVEKLAHICESSQYPVDKRIEAIKGLEKYGKAARPAIPCLIRNLAETSHNLRYAASDALDKIDPLWPEHQLAEKAVPALIKALKSSDKSVCISVIKTLGKIGEPAQNAVLGLISMLSNEHGDIRLISAEAIKGIGHPAIPMIIRGLIREKDNSDIMISILEEIDPDWQENEDAVREINRIAEIMAGSSGPEQISAALALEKIKPKSETLVPHLLKVLNDNAVRINAVRILGYIGENAKQAAGKLVYLLADSDEKFRHIALETLEKIHPQWQNSDAAVKAAVEFIESLVQGAESEFQEPEKALAAIGNTTIPHLIKALVNTDKNLQNTAKQTLKNINPAWPKTDEALTMVPWLSKALSHENWYIRISAANVLGTMGTGAIKASAFLVRGLADTNKNVRSAFKKALDRVMVRNEALLNNDNDNSNEKTDSYWPAIESNQEDIIKLIKDLEENRVSSRLAALKSLSRLSPPRLEAVPHLIITLADSDREVRINALQVLEHTDRNWKQHEYISKIIPLFIEAIADPSTRSPFALPYEALKTIGTGAIKHLLPLLADKNKAAANAAGPVLEQIDTKWHQSREAQRAVPVLAQKLGDKDWYVRKAAADVLGKIGPGAVKAVSGLVSGLSDKNKIVRESFKEAMDKILLKK; encoded by the coding sequence TTATTGACCTCTGTTAATATGGGCATGATAACTTTTTTAACATTTAAAAGAGAATCAATATCTTTACCCTTTACTTTTTTAAATATTATACAGGTACTAATATTTTTTAAATTATTTATCCTGCTTAATCATCTTCAGGGAACCCCCCATTTTTCATATGAAACACCGCCTGTCATTGCTGACTGGATAAAATTTACTGGTACCCATATCATCAATGCCATAGATTTGATTGATATTAAAGACCTGTATTATTTTAATTACCATCAGCCTGTTGTTCATAAATCCTTTTTTGCAGGTATTGTTCTTTTGTTAATGTATATTATGGTTAATCTTTTTATTTTTAAGATTATATTTAATTTAATCAATAAAAATGATTTTATGATTACCCATGCCGGAGGCATTAAGCTTCTTCGCTTTGGCGGGCTTATTATCTCCATTGCCGCAGTATCAATATATGCCTGGAAAAATCACTGGCATCTTAAAACCTATATTTTATGGTATATGGATAATTTAATCTTTACTCTGGATACAGCAGATATTGCCAGGATATTTGACCTGAGATCCATTCCTGAATACCAGGGCAGAGGCATCACAGGGTTAAGCCTGTTTTTCAGGTTTATTATTTTTACCTATATTGTTGTACTGGGAAATAATATATATTTATTTTTAATAAAAAAAGGACGCACGGTTGAAAAACTTGCCCATATTTGTGAATCTTCACAATATCCGGTTGATAAAAGGATTGAAGCAATAAAAGGGCTGGAAAAATATGGAAAAGCTGCAAGACCTGCAATCCCTTGTTTAATAAGAAATCTGGCAGAAACCAGCCATAATTTAAGGTATGCTGCTTCTGATGCACTTGATAAAATTGATCCTCTCTGGCCGGAACATCAACTGGCAGAAAAGGCTGTGCCAGCACTTATAAAAGCACTGAAAAGCAGTGATAAAAGTGTCTGCATTTCTGTTATTAAAACTCTGGGTAAAATTGGTGAACCAGCACAAAATGCTGTTTTAGGACTTATTTCCATGCTGTCAAATGAACATGGAGATATCAGGCTCATTTCTGCTGAAGCAATTAAAGGTATCGGACATCCAGCTATTCCCATGATTATAAGAGGATTGATTCGGGAAAAAGATAATTCAGATATCATGATTTCAATTTTAGAAGAAATTGATCCTGACTGGCAGGAAAATGAAGATGCTGTAAGAGAAATTAACAGGATTGCTGAAATAATGGCAGGCAGTTCAGGACCGGAGCAGATATCTGCTGCCCTGGCACTGGAAAAGATAAAACCTAAATCTGAAACCCTGGTTCCCCATTTGCTTAAAGTGCTTAATGATAATGCTGTGAGAATAAATGCTGTAAGGATACTGGGGTATATTGGTGAAAATGCAAAACAAGCTGCCGGAAAACTGGTTTATCTTTTAGCAGACAGTGATGAAAAATTCAGGCATATAGCTTTAGAAACTCTGGAAAAAATTCATCCCCAGTGGCAAAACAGTGATGCTGCTGTTAAAGCTGCTGTTGAATTTATTGAAAGTCTGGTACAGGGGGCTGAATCTGAGTTTCAAGAACCTGAAAAAGCTTTGGCTGCAATAGGAAATACCACAATTCCTCATCTTATAAAAGCACTTGTAAATACTGATAAAAATCTTCAAAATACTGCAAAACAAACATTAAAAAATATAAACCCTGCCTGGCCCAAAACTGATGAAGCCCTAACTATGGTTCCCTGGCTTTCCAAAGCATTATCCCATGAAAACTGGTATATAAGAATTTCAGCAGCCAATGTTTTGGGAACCATGGGAACAGGTGCTATAAAAGCATCTGCATTTCTTGTACGAGGGCTTGCTGATACTAATAAAAATGTAAGATCAGCCTTTAAAAAAGCCCTTGACCGGGTTATGGTAAGAAATGAAGCACTTTTAAATAATGATAATGATAATTCCAATGAAAAAACAGATTCTTACTGGCCTGCAATTGAAAGCAATCAGGAAGATATTATTAAATTAATAAAAGATTTGGAAGAAAATCGTGTATCTTCCAGGCTTGCAGCACTCAAGTCCCTTTCCAGACTTTCTCCTCCCAGGCTTGAAGCTGTTCCCCATCTTATTATTACACTGGCAGACAGTGACAGGGAAGTCAGGATAAATGCTTTGCAGGTTCTTGAACATACAGACAGGAACTGGAAACAACATGAATATATAAGTAAAATAATACCCCTGTTTATTGAGGCCATAGCAGATCCCAGTACTCGTTCTCCTTTTGCACTGCCCTATGAAGCTTTAAAAACAATTGGAACAGGTGCAATAAAACATCTTCTGCCATTACTGGCAGATAAGAATAAAGCTGCTGCCAATGCTGCAGGTCCTGTTTTAGAACAAATTGATACTAAATGGCATCAAAGCAGGGAAGCTCAAAGAGCAGTACCTGTACTGGCTCAAAAGCTTGGGGATAAAGACTGGTATGTACGCAAAGCTGCTGCTGATGTTTTGGGAAAAATAGGCCCAGGTGCTGTTAAAGCTGTTTCTGGTCTTGTGTCAGGTTTGTCAGACAAAAACAAGATAGTCAGGGAATCATTTAAAGAAGCAATGGATAAAATTCTTCTTAAAAAATAG
- a CDS encoding MarR family EPS-associated transcriptional regulator, with translation MNNTYEKEIRYRLLKLLSHDPHLTQREMSQKMGISLGKINYCLSQLAEKGMVKIGRFKGSKNKIGYIYNLTPGGLEEKARLTLSFLRHKKQEYEEIKKQIEELTKEAEQGGLSIF, from the coding sequence ATGAACAATACCTATGAAAAGGAAATCCGATACAGGCTTTTAAAACTTTTAAGCCATGATCCGCACCTGACCCAGCGTGAAATGTCTCAAAAAATGGGCATCAGTCTTGGCAAGATAAACTACTGCCTTTCACAGCTTGCAGAAAAAGGCATGGTTAAAATAGGAAGGTTTAAAGGTTCAAAAAATAAAATAGGCTATATATACAACCTGACTCCCGGGGGTTTGGAGGAGAAAGCACGTCTGACCTTGAGTTTTCTCAGGCACAAAAAACAGGAATATGAAGAAATCAAAAAACAGATTGAAGAATTAACAAAAGAGGCTGAACAAGGCGGCCTGTCTATTTTTTAA
- a CDS encoding AMP-binding enzyme, with protein sequence MLLLMLTNGRILERRVGSLENLLPRSELSFLNLPGEIKTLRIGGELSEDQIEKVEQIINSHPSVYESGIAGRRDEDNLIKPYAFVSLNSDEPGSEKLSQNIIDYVSEKIDNKWISSDMYSKDIEFVDKNKLAKLGRGSEQQQKISAILNQDPAIVDSRVVGPPNESIAYVVLKDGYAASKTQGEKILVALKETIKESNKISEYLKPKWIEFIKKESMPKDSDGKIKRYILQKKAQNWSEQFPN encoded by the coding sequence ATGCTGCTTCTTATGCTTACAAACGGAAGAATACTGGAACGTAGAGTAGGCTCACTTGAAAATCTTCTTCCCCGTTCAGAGCTTTCGTTTTTAAACCTGCCAGGGGAAATAAAAACTTTGCGTATAGGCGGTGAGCTTTCAGAGGATCAGATTGAAAAGGTTGAACAGATTATTAACAGCCATCCCAGTGTTTATGAAAGCGGTATTGCAGGCCGCAGAGATGAGGATAACCTGATAAAACCTTATGCTTTTGTATCTTTGAACTCAGATGAACCGGGATCAGAAAAACTGTCTCAAAATATTATTGATTATGTTTCTGAAAAGATTGATAATAAATGGATTTCCAGTGATATGTACTCAAAAGACATTGAATTTGTGGATAAAAACAAGCTTGCCAAACTGGGCAGGGGCAGTGAGCAGCAGCAAAAGATCAGCGCAATTTTAAATCAGGACCCTGCAATTGTTGACAGCAGGGTTGTAGGGCCTCCTAATGAATCCATAGCTTATGTTGTATTAAAAGACGGCTATGCAGCATCAAAAACTCAGGGCGAAAAGATACTTGTAGCTCTTAAAGAAACAATAAAGGAAAGCAATAAAATATCTGAATACCTGAAGCCTAAATGGATTGAATTTATAAAAAAGGAAAGTATGCCAAAAGACTCTGATGGTAAAATCAAGCGTTATATTTTACAGAAAAAAGCTCAGAACTGGTCTGAGCAGTTTCCTAATTGA
- a CDS encoding DNA recombination protein RmuC has protein sequence MPPFLPDLGFLIISTFSGAIAGAFFMWLYRRNIEYRQQEPFRIKVVEFRTERDLLLSKISSLESAYQNLAEDNQRLKIRIAQLQEAQSAQSEKLQWTENARKQMQETFEALAGRALERNADVFIKNAHDRVNALMNQTKGDWNTHKAELRNLVDPVRENLSLLDSHVRELEQKREGAYQGLTEQLTQLSRVHNEMQATAITLAQALKSPTVRGQWGEMQLRRVVEMAGMVRHVNFAEQINTQGGRPDMIIHLPNSGLLPVDSKVPLKAFLEAYETSDENIRKSKLVSHSKAMRSRVRELSLKKYWTQFDNAPDFIVMFVPSEACLSAAFENDPDLLEYAISQQIIVAGPVTLIALLKTIVFGWNQQEITENARGIAKQGQELYARLEIFASHMAEMRNHLNKAVEGYNKSIGSFERRLLPIARKFQDMDIAQTSMEEPQKIDICARDFSSPVNTHTPDFILKNSEKAASNHLFQKTLQVSHLES, from the coding sequence ATGCCTCCTTTTTTGCCTGATCTTGGATTTTTAATAATTTCAACATTTTCTGGGGCAATAGCTGGTGCTTTTTTTATGTGGCTTTACCGGAGAAATATTGAATACAGGCAGCAGGAACCCTTTAGAATTAAGGTTGTTGAATTCAGAACTGAACGTGATTTACTATTATCCAAAATATCCAGCCTGGAATCTGCTTATCAAAACCTGGCGGAAGATAATCAAAGGCTGAAAATCCGTATTGCACAATTACAGGAAGCACAGTCAGCCCAGAGTGAAAAACTCCAGTGGACTGAAAATGCCCGAAAACAAATGCAGGAAACATTTGAAGCACTGGCAGGCAGGGCATTGGAACGCAATGCTGATGTTTTTATTAAAAATGCCCATGACCGTGTAAATGCCCTGATGAATCAGACAAAAGGAGACTGGAATACACATAAGGCTGAACTGAGAAACCTGGTTGATCCGGTCAGGGAAAATCTTTCCCTCTTAGACAGCCATGTTCGCGAGCTGGAGCAGAAACGTGAAGGAGCTTACCAGGGATTAACTGAGCAGCTAACTCAATTGTCAAGGGTTCATAATGAAATGCAGGCAACAGCCATTACACTGGCCCAGGCTCTCAAATCTCCCACAGTCAGGGGTCAGTGGGGAGAGATGCAGCTGCGCCGGGTTGTTGAAATGGCAGGAATGGTAAGACATGTGAATTTTGCAGAACAGATAAATACTCAAGGAGGAAGGCCGGATATGATAATCCATCTTCCAAATTCGGGACTGCTTCCTGTGGATTCCAAAGTACCCTTAAAAGCATTTCTTGAAGCATATGAAACATCTGACGAAAATATTCGTAAATCAAAATTAGTTTCCCATTCAAAAGCCATGAGATCAAGGGTACGGGAACTAAGCCTGAAAAAATACTGGACCCAGTTTGATAATGCCCCTGATTTTATTGTAATGTTTGTTCCCAGTGAAGCATGTTTAAGTGCAGCTTTTGAAAATGATCCTGACCTGCTTGAATATGCAATAAGCCAGCAGATTATTGTGGCAGGCCCTGTAACACTTATTGCACTGCTTAAAACAATTGTCTTTGGCTGGAACCAGCAGGAAATTACGGAAAATGCCCGCGGGATTGCAAAACAGGGGCAGGAATTATACGCCAGGCTTGAAATATTTGCCTCCCATATGGCAGAAATGAGAAACCATTTAAATAAAGCTGTTGAAGGATATAATAAATCCATTGGATCCTTTGAGCGCAGACTTTTACCCATAGCCCGAAAATTTCAGGACATGGATATTGCACAGACATCTATGGAAGAACCCCAAAAAATTGATATTTGCGCCAGGGATTTCTCAAGCCCTGTAAATACTCATACTCCTGATTTTATTTTAAAAAATTCTGAAAAGGCTGCCAGTAACCATTTGTTCCAGAAAACTTTGCAGGTTTCTCATTTAGAAAGTTAA
- a CDS encoding flotillin-like FloA family protein: protein MENITIIKIIAVLLVIIGILTAVIIFLYKVKSLWLRAQLMGIRINPLKLLFMRMGRRDPSLFLELTIKSAQNNLDLDSKKIESLIASNTIEDARKIIDALALAKRSGIPDDFDFFQSFILEGGDIKVLMESKNLADKAGLEINLSDLSGHALSNGNIKQVVKSMSMAKKADLNLSFNHAAAIDMAGHDIFDAVLTAVQPKIIKTEPVTAITKNGIRMSASARITIETNLDHLIGGAGRETILSRAGESLIAAISSAESHNDILEHPESVSDKVWKEEMDEDTAFNILSLELTDIEIVENIGEKQRVQKAETDAKIARADAERKEHEVRIKIMETRARLMEEEIKIPSAMAQALSSGKLGITDYYKFKKLRTGMMDKDLSAKNLKNNEES from the coding sequence ATGGAAAATATTACTATTATTAAAATTATTGCTGTTCTTTTGGTTATTATAGGCATATTAACTGCTGTTATAATTTTTTTATATAAAGTCAAATCTCTCTGGCTGCGTGCCCAGTTAATGGGAATACGCATTAATCCTCTTAAACTTTTGTTTATGAGAATGGGCAGGAGAGACCCTTCTCTTTTTCTTGAACTGACTATAAAATCAGCACAAAATAATCTTGATCTTGATTCCAAAAAAATAGAATCTCTTATTGCCTCAAACACAATTGAGGATGCAAGGAAGATAATAGATGCGCTTGCTCTGGCAAAAAGATCGGGAATTCCTGATGACTTTGACTTTTTTCAGTCTTTTATCCTTGAAGGCGGGGATATAAAAGTTCTTATGGAGTCAAAAAATCTTGCTGACAAGGCAGGGCTTGAAATCAATCTTTCCGATCTTTCAGGTCATGCTCTTTCAAATGGAAATATCAAGCAGGTTGTTAAATCAATGAGTATGGCAAAAAAAGCTGATCTTAACCTCAGCTTTAACCATGCAGCAGCAATAGATATGGCAGGTCATGATATTTTTGACGCGGTTTTAACAGCAGTACAGCCTAAAATAATTAAAACAGAACCTGTTACTGCCATAACAAAAAACGGAATAAGAATGAGTGCCAGTGCCAGGATCACTATTGAAACCAATCTAGATCATTTGATAGGAGGAGCAGGCAGAGAAACCATTCTTTCAAGGGCAGGCGAAAGTTTAATAGCTGCTATCAGTTCGGCAGAATCTCATAATGACATTCTAGAACACCCTGAATCTGTTTCCGATAAGGTCTGGAAAGAAGAGATGGACGAGGATACAGCCTTTAATATCCTGTCTTTGGAGCTGACAGATATAGAGATAGTTGAAAATATTGGAGAAAAACAAAGAGTGCAAAAAGCCGAGACAGATGCAAAAATTGCCCGTGCAGATGCAGAAAGAAAAGAACATGAAGTCAGGATAAAAATAATGGAAACCCGTGCAAGGCTTATGGAAGAAGAGATTAAAATACCTTCTGCAATGGCACAGGCACTTTCCAGCGGCAAGCTGGGTATTACGGATTATTATAAATTTAAAAAATTAAGAACTGGAATGATGGATAAAGACCTGTCTGCTAAAAATCTTAAAAACAATGAAGAATCCTGA
- a CDS encoding group II intron maturase-specific domain-containing protein, whose amino-acid sequence MKPSDKNVRNLLQKVKGIIKNSPCKNPIHLIWEINPIIRGWANFTD is encoded by the coding sequence ATAAAGCCCTCAGATAAAAATGTAAGAAATCTTTTACAGAAAGTAAAAGGGATTATTAAAAACAGTCCGTGCAAAAACCCCATTCATTTGATATGGGAAATAAATCCAATAATCAGGGGATGGGCAAATTTTACTGACTAA
- a CDS encoding HNH endonuclease, whose product MYFERRLDKQTAENLKYRKRIFSLWKKQNGLCLVCKQRITEQTKWHKHHTIWKVDGGRDTLDNLVLLHPNCHRQVHSLKLKVKKPDSERGL is encoded by the coding sequence ATGTATTTTGAACGCCGTCTGGACAAACAGACTGCTGAAAATTTGAAATACAGGAAAAGGATATTTTCCTTATGGAAAAAGCAGAATGGTTTATGCCTGGTCTGCAAGCAAAGAATAACTGAGCAAACCAAATGGCATAAACACCACACCATATGGAAAGTCGATGGCGGCAGAGATACGCTGGACAATCTTGTTCTGCTTCACCCAAACTGTCATAGACAAGTACACAGCCTGAAATTAAAAGTTAAAAAGCCGGATTCCGAAAGGGGTCTTTGA
- a CDS encoding DUF4209 domain-containing protein produces the protein MEQNDTILKTEDFDQINFDDIFENADKRECMYYRSIFFQKAKENEGVGNSKFHLAFNLLSVITGLHLDIDSVIHPFKPKELIDSISEDQFELLSDLSSKINDPELRARIADIIWIVKKDYRFSELAIKSYLESATNLEDPDFWPPCADRISRAVQLCRQLGKKNKCFSDVFQHIEEVLKRCNGEDPKFLSHRMMTLLLDNKQGDPSIYSNLSEKLAIGAENRKDFFIAKDYWDISARWFARSNNQEKQKAAQINAAETFIKEAEESIANENPSYMKASWFLQRSIDAYRTIGGMQEKVKEIQAKLIEYQSKSVDEMKVISTELDLSEVTEKCISMVKGKKLLDALVNLSIIQPPPTVDKVSKQAEKNLNTSLVELLAASVVVNEKGMVTARKASMHSDEQDEKELAIRQEMHRYADINRSLIVSAAILPAIEEIKKEHNIREYDFISLLTNNPFVPKGREFIFAKGLHAGFSGDFLISTHLLIPQVENSIRYVLQQAGKITSMIDSSGIQDEYLLHKIIYEPEMKDVFGKDITFDLQGLLVDRFGSNLRNLMAHGLMSHDSFYSHAPIYFWWLTLRFCILSILKKKDDEGTENTSSEET, from the coding sequence ATGGAACAAAACGATACTATCTTGAAAACAGAAGATTTTGATCAAATTAATTTTGATGATATTTTTGAAAATGCTGATAAAAGAGAATGTATGTATTACCGTTCTATATTTTTCCAAAAAGCTAAAGAAAATGAAGGGGTAGGAAATTCCAAATTCCATTTAGCATTTAATTTATTAAGTGTTATTACAGGTTTACATTTAGATATTGACTCCGTAATACATCCGTTTAAGCCTAAAGAACTCATTGACAGTATAAGCGAAGATCAATTTGAGCTACTAAGTGATTTAAGTTCTAAAATAAATGATCCAGAATTACGAGCAAGAATTGCAGATATTATTTGGATTGTAAAAAAAGACTATCGCTTTTCTGAATTAGCAATCAAATCATATTTAGAATCAGCAACTAATTTGGAAGACCCAGACTTTTGGCCACCATGCGCTGATAGAATCTCTCGTGCTGTTCAATTATGTCGCCAGTTAGGCAAAAAAAATAAATGCTTTTCAGATGTTTTTCAGCACATCGAAGAAGTTTTAAAACGGTGCAATGGTGAAGACCCAAAGTTTTTATCTCATCGAATGATGACTTTGCTTCTTGATAATAAACAGGGGGACCCATCTATTTATTCAAATCTTTCTGAAAAGCTAGCAATTGGAGCCGAAAACAGAAAAGATTTTTTTATTGCAAAAGACTATTGGGATATTTCAGCTCGATGGTTTGCCCGTTCTAATAATCAAGAAAAGCAAAAAGCCGCTCAAATTAACGCTGCTGAAACTTTTATAAAAGAAGCAGAAGAATCCATTGCAAATGAAAATCCAAGTTACATGAAAGCATCATGGTTTTTGCAACGTTCAATTGATGCATATAGAACAATTGGAGGAATGCAAGAAAAGGTAAAAGAAATACAAGCTAAACTTATAGAATATCAATCTAAGTCTGTTGATGAAATGAAGGTAATTTCTACGGAATTAGATTTATCCGAAGTTACCGAAAAATGTATTAGCATGGTTAAAGGCAAGAAACTATTAGATGCTTTAGTCAATTTGTCAATAATCCAACCACCGCCGACCGTTGACAAAGTCAGCAAACAAGCCGAAAAAAATCTTAATACAAGTTTGGTTGAATTACTTGCTGCAAGTGTTGTCGTAAATGAAAAAGGTATGGTAACTGCTAGAAAAGCAAGTATGCATTCAGATGAACAAGATGAAAAGGAATTAGCAATCAGACAAGAGATGCATAGATATGCTGATATAAATCGTTCACTTATAGTTTCTGCTGCAATACTTCCAGCTATTGAAGAAATTAAAAAGGAACATAATATTCGTGAATATGATTTTATTTCCTTGTTAACTAATAATCCTTTTGTCCCCAAAGGGCGGGAATTCATTTTTGCCAAAGGTTTACATGCGGGTTTTTCTGGAGATTTCCTTATATCAACTCATTTGTTAATCCCACAAGTTGAAAATTCAATACGATATGTATTGCAACAAGCAGGAAAAATAACATCTATGATTGACTCCTCTGGTATTCAAGATGAGTACTTATTGCATAAGATAATTTATGAACCAGAAATGAAAGATGTTTTTGGTAAAGATATAACTTTCGATTTACAGGGGCTTTTAGTAGATAGATTTGGAAGTAATCTTCGCAATTTAATGGCTCATGGTTTGATGTCTCATGATTCTTTTTATTCCCATGCACCTATATATTTTTGGTGGTTAACACTTAGATTTTGTATTTTGAGCATACTAAAGAAAAAAGATGATGAGGGTACTGAAAATACATCATCTGAAGAAACATAA